A single window of Paenibacillus sp. SYP-B4298 DNA harbors:
- a CDS encoding Rpn family recombination-promoting nuclease/putative transposase: MFEGEEMAMSSEQKKRVRHAHDRGYKHLLSSQSLFMQLVRSFIRRGWVEHIDEAGMIRVDKSFVLPDFSGKESDLVYRVKMKGRDVIFYILIELQSTVDVLMPWRLLQYQVELWRQELKDASRQERKRADFRLPVIVPIVLYNGSAAWTAPLSFRELLAEEKLFADEPLLNFTYFLLDIKRYKPEDLEKLSNMIGSVFLIEQQSHLPAADLIGLFRRLAPVIDRTPQEQREQFALWLEQISCGSARRRSRSSSSGIWWLKSKGKE, translated from the coding sequence ATGTTTGAGGGCGAGGAGATGGCGATGAGCAGCGAACAGAAAAAGCGGGTGCGGCATGCGCATGACCGCGGCTATAAGCATTTGTTGTCAAGTCAGTCGTTATTTATGCAGTTGGTGCGTTCTTTTATTCGGCGGGGATGGGTTGAACATATCGATGAAGCTGGTATGATAAGAGTAGACAAATCCTTTGTGCTGCCCGATTTCAGCGGCAAGGAATCCGACCTCGTCTATCGGGTCAAGATGAAGGGCAGAGATGTTATCTTCTATATTCTGATCGAGCTGCAATCCACAGTCGATGTGCTCATGCCATGGAGGCTGCTGCAGTATCAGGTGGAGCTGTGGCGGCAGGAGCTGAAGGATGCGAGCAGGCAGGAACGGAAGCGTGCGGATTTCAGGCTGCCGGTTATTGTGCCGATTGTGCTGTATAATGGCTCCGCCGCTTGGACGGCCCCGCTCAGCTTTCGCGAGCTGCTGGCAGAGGAGAAGCTGTTCGCAGATGAGCCCTTGCTGAATTTCACGTATTTTCTATTGGACATTAAGCGATACAAGCCAGAGGATCTGGAGAAGCTGTCGAATATGATCGGGTCGGTGTTTCTGATCGAGCAGCAGTCTCATTTGCCAGCAGCGGACTTGATTGGCTTATTCAGGCGGCTGGCGCCGGTCATCGACCGCACGCCGCAGGAGCAGCGCGAGCAGTTCGCATTATGGCTGGAGCAGATTAGCTGCGGTTCGGCAAGGCGCAGGAGCAGAAGCAGCTCATCAGGGATATGGTGGCTCAAATCCAAAGGAAAGGAATGA
- the ftsY gene encoding signal recognition particle-docking protein FtsY: MSFFKRLKESIAAKAEAVTNVFKEGLEKTRTALVEKVEELILRRRKIDEDFYEELEEILIGADVGVTTVMKLIDDLRAEVKKRKIEDATELQPVLSEKLVELLRGDENPGLIMAESGMTVILFVGVNGVGKTTTIGKLAHRFKSEGKKVLLAAGDTFRAGAIEQLEVWGQRVGVDVIKQQAGSDPAAVMYDAVQAAKQRGVDVLLCDTAGRLQNKTNLMEELNKIFRVIQREVPTAPHEVLMVLDATTGQNALSQARLFGEKSGVTGLVLTKLDGTAKGGIVIAIRNELNLPVKFVGLGEKMTDLQEFDADQFVHALFAGLIVKEEQQEAEAQQ; the protein is encoded by the coding sequence ATGAGTTTTTTTAAGCGATTAAAGGAAAGTATCGCCGCCAAGGCGGAGGCGGTCACGAATGTATTCAAGGAGGGGCTGGAGAAGACCCGCACTGCGCTTGTCGAGAAGGTAGAGGAGCTGATCCTTCGCCGTCGCAAGATTGACGAGGATTTCTACGAGGAGCTGGAGGAGATTCTGATTGGCGCTGATGTTGGCGTAACGACGGTGATGAAGCTGATCGACGACCTGCGCGCCGAGGTGAAAAAGCGCAAGATCGAGGATGCTACCGAGCTGCAGCCGGTGCTGTCCGAGAAGCTGGTGGAGCTGCTTAGAGGCGACGAGAATCCAGGGCTGATTATGGCGGAGAGCGGCATGACCGTCATTCTGTTCGTCGGCGTCAACGGCGTCGGCAAGACGACGACCATCGGCAAGCTGGCTCATCGCTTCAAGAGCGAGGGCAAGAAGGTGCTGCTGGCAGCGGGCGATACGTTCCGTGCGGGTGCGATCGAGCAGTTGGAGGTATGGGGGCAGCGTGTTGGCGTCGACGTCATCAAGCAGCAGGCCGGCTCTGACCCGGCGGCGGTCATGTATGATGCTGTACAAGCGGCGAAGCAACGCGGTGTGGATGTGCTGCTATGCGATACCGCGGGTCGTCTGCAGAACAAGACGAATCTGATGGAGGAATTGAATAAAATTTTCCGCGTCATTCAGCGCGAGGTGCCAACGGCGCCACATGAGGTGCTGATGGTGCTGGATGCTACAACCGGGCAAAATGCACTCTCGCAGGCTAGACTGTTCGGCGAAAAGAGCGGCGTGACGGGTCTTGTGCTGACGAAGCTGGACGGGACAGCCAAGGGAGGCATCGTGATCGCGATCCGCAATGAGCTGAATCTTCCGGTGAAGTTCGTCGGTCTTGGGGAGAAGATGACCGATCTGCAGGAATTTGACGCCGACCAGTTCGTTCATGCCTTGTTCGCTGGGCTGATCGTCAAGGAGGAGCAGCAGGAGGCCGAGGCGCAGCAGTAG
- the smc gene encoding chromosome segregation protein SMC, whose translation MFLKRIELAGFKSFADRTELEFVRGITAVVGPNGSGKSNISDSIRWVLGEQSAKSLRGGKMEDIIFAGSDKRKAMNFGEVSLTLDNTDQALPLDFNEVTVTRRVHRSGESEYLINKQSCRLKDITELFMDTGIGKEAYSIIGQGRIEEILSTRSEDRRGIFEEASGIVKYKARKREAQRKLDDTEQNLLRIHDLVSELEDQVEPLRQQSEKARLFKELKEQLKQQEIAMYVHQIEQVHTSWAEANTRLDSLKEEELKLTAVVSKHDAHLEKERQQLRELETAIEQLHESMLHYSEEYEKCEGQGEVLKERKRNLEQNRRQLEDSIAAMDERIVQLATEEAELRGKAAGLAAELSTLRHRLAEEEAHLVGASDETVLSYEEQLKGELLEVLSAMAQARNEIRYAQQQQEAVQRRLERLGDDEARWQSQSEQLKERQAELEGQLKERRAELERVQARYLEEAERQKSLQGLQEEAQAALRKWEQRYDAITSRRDTMKEMQEDLDGFMHGVREVLKASRRQGGGALAGVHGAVAELMRVPQQLEIAVETALGGALQHVVMSDERSARQAIAFLKQRQLGRATFLPLDVIKPRYVPEQDKRQVESMEGFVGVASELVECEETYVSIIRNLLGSVLIADNLEQANRIASRCQYRYRVVTLEGDVVNAGGSMTGGSLQKKGANLLSRTRQIEQLDQEIKDTEQQLHQLRDRLQDIRKELSIRNQNREELRERGEGLRLQEQQLQGELGKLAQEGRHLDEQRQLFDENRTGHAAEQTGLTAAAADAEQRLTELTARETKLQRDIQAAEQRRKENESAKEELQGQLTDLKIQVAKTEQEKLSFEDQAGRVRAELNRSKQELAALRSQLEQQELEQEEHGRQTVRQLEDLNHYRLKKQQCGEQTDFKRAERSQLLLQLEQGESETKEQRVALRQVEERIRQTEIAVNRLDVELDNLLRKLSEEYELSYELAKERYPVPEDVPAAQNEVRELKRRITLLGEVNLGAIEEYERVRERYEFLDEQKNDLVEAKTALYQVIREMDEEMGKRFKQTFEAIRGHFSVVFSKLFGGGRADLVMVDPERVLETGIDIVAQPPGKKLQNLQLLSGGERALTAIALLFAILQVKPVPFCVLDEVEAALDEANVSRFAQYLREFSELTQFIVVSHRKGTMEEADVLYGVTMEEGGVSKLVSVRLEDEEAVSA comes from the coding sequence ATGTTCCTTAAACGAATTGAGTTGGCGGGGTTTAAATCGTTCGCTGATCGGACGGAGCTGGAATTTGTACGCGGCATTACTGCTGTCGTCGGCCCGAATGGAAGCGGCAAAAGCAATATATCGGACAGCATCCGCTGGGTGCTGGGCGAGCAGAGCGCCAAGAGCTTGCGCGGCGGCAAAATGGAGGACATTATTTTTGCCGGCAGCGACAAGCGTAAAGCCATGAACTTTGGCGAGGTGTCGCTTACGCTCGATAATACGGATCAGGCGTTACCGCTGGATTTCAATGAGGTGACGGTAACCCGCCGCGTTCACCGCAGTGGAGAGAGCGAATATTTGATTAACAAGCAGTCTTGCCGGTTGAAGGATATTACCGAGCTGTTTATGGATACAGGAATTGGCAAGGAGGCGTACTCGATTATAGGCCAAGGCCGGATCGAGGAGATCTTGAGCACGCGCTCCGAGGATCGCCGCGGCATCTTCGAGGAGGCGTCTGGTATTGTAAAATACAAAGCCCGCAAGCGGGAGGCGCAGCGCAAGCTGGATGATACGGAGCAAAATCTGCTGCGGATTCATGATCTTGTCTCTGAGCTGGAGGATCAGGTGGAGCCGCTGCGTCAGCAGTCGGAGAAGGCGAGGCTGTTCAAGGAATTGAAGGAGCAGCTAAAGCAGCAGGAAATTGCGATGTATGTCCACCAGATCGAGCAAGTACATACGTCCTGGGCCGAGGCGAATACGCGCCTGGACAGCTTGAAGGAAGAGGAGCTCAAGCTGACAGCGGTCGTCAGCAAGCATGATGCTCATCTGGAGAAGGAGCGGCAGCAGTTGCGGGAGCTGGAGACAGCGATTGAGCAGTTGCATGAGTCCATGCTGCACTATAGCGAGGAGTATGAGAAATGCGAAGGCCAGGGCGAGGTGCTGAAGGAGCGCAAACGCAATCTGGAACAGAACCGCCGACAGTTGGAGGATAGCATCGCCGCGATGGATGAGCGGATCGTTCAGCTTGCGACAGAGGAAGCCGAGCTGCGGGGCAAGGCCGCGGGACTGGCTGCCGAGCTGTCTACGCTGCGGCATCGGCTGGCCGAGGAGGAGGCGCATCTGGTCGGCGCTTCCGACGAGACGGTTCTCAGCTATGAGGAGCAGTTGAAGGGCGAGCTGCTGGAGGTGCTGAGTGCGATGGCGCAGGCGCGCAACGAGATTCGCTATGCGCAGCAGCAGCAAGAGGCCGTGCAGCGGCGCTTGGAGCGGCTGGGCGATGATGAAGCGCGCTGGCAGTCGCAGTCAGAGCAGTTGAAGGAGCGTCAGGCGGAGCTGGAAGGGCAGTTGAAGGAGCGCCGCGCCGAGCTGGAGCGCGTGCAGGCTCGCTACCTGGAGGAGGCGGAACGGCAAAAGTCGCTGCAAGGACTGCAGGAGGAAGCGCAGGCTGCGCTCCGCAAATGGGAGCAGCGTTACGATGCGATTACGTCGCGTCGCGATACGATGAAGGAGATGCAGGAGGATCTCGACGGCTTCATGCATGGGGTGCGCGAGGTGCTCAAGGCGTCGCGCCGCCAAGGTGGAGGCGCGCTGGCTGGCGTGCATGGCGCAGTCGCCGAGCTGATGCGTGTGCCGCAGCAGTTGGAGATTGCCGTGGAGACGGCGCTGGGCGGTGCGTTGCAGCATGTCGTCATGAGCGATGAGCGCTCGGCGCGCCAGGCGATTGCTTTCCTGAAGCAGCGCCAGTTGGGCCGCGCGACCTTCCTGCCGCTTGATGTAATCAAGCCGCGCTACGTGCCGGAACAGGACAAGCGGCAGGTCGAATCCATGGAAGGCTTCGTCGGAGTGGCCAGCGAGCTGGTGGAATGCGAGGAGACGTATGTGTCGATTATCCGCAATCTGCTCGGCAGCGTACTGATCGCGGACAATCTGGAGCAGGCTAACCGCATCGCTTCGCGCTGCCAGTATCGCTACCGCGTCGTCACGCTGGAGGGCGATGTTGTCAATGCGGGCGGCTCGATGACGGGCGGCAGCCTTCAGAAGAAGGGAGCGAATCTGCTGTCGCGGACACGCCAGATTGAGCAGTTGGATCAGGAGATCAAGGATACGGAGCAGCAGCTCCATCAGCTTCGCGACCGTCTGCAGGATATTCGCAAGGAGCTGTCGATCCGCAATCAGAACCGCGAGGAGCTGCGCGAGCGCGGCGAGGGGCTGAGGCTTCAGGAGCAGCAGCTGCAGGGCGAGCTGGGCAAGCTGGCGCAGGAAGGCCGCCATCTGGATGAGCAGCGTCAACTGTTCGACGAGAATCGCACCGGACATGCGGCGGAGCAGACCGGACTGACAGCGGCAGCGGCTGACGCGGAGCAGCGGTTGACCGAGCTGACAGCGCGCGAGACGAAGCTGCAGCGGGATATTCAGGCGGCGGAGCAGCGCCGCAAGGAGAATGAATCGGCCAAGGAGGAGCTGCAGGGGCAGCTTACCGATCTGAAGATTCAGGTGGCCAAGACGGAGCAGGAGAAGCTGTCGTTCGAGGATCAAGCCGGGCGTGTGCGCGCCGAGCTGAATCGCTCGAAGCAGGAGCTGGCCGCTCTGCGCAGCCAACTGGAGCAACAGGAGCTGGAGCAGGAGGAGCATGGTCGGCAGACCGTTCGGCAGTTGGAGGATCTGAACCACTACCGGCTGAAGAAGCAGCAATGCGGCGAGCAGACGGACTTCAAGCGCGCCGAGCGCTCGCAGCTGCTGCTTCAGCTAGAGCAGGGCGAGAGCGAGACGAAGGAGCAGCGCGTGGCGCTGCGCCAGGTAGAGGAGCGCATCCGTCAGACAGAGATTGCGGTCAATCGGCTGGATGTCGAGCTGGACAACCTGTTGCGCAAGCTGAGCGAGGAGTATGAGCTGAGCTACGAGCTGGCCAAGGAGCGCTATCCGGTACCGGAGGATGTTCCCGCGGCTCAGAATGAGGTGCGCGAGCTGAAGCGGCGCATTACGCTGCTCGGCGAGGTGAATCTGGGCGCGATCGAGGAGTATGAGCGCGTGCGGGAGCGCTATGAGTTTCTGGATGAGCAGAAGAATGATCTCGTTGAGGCGAAGACGGCGCTCTATCAGGTCATCCGCGAGATGGATGAGGAGATGGGCAAGCGCTTCAAGCAGACATTTGAGGCGATTCGCGGTCACTTCAGCGTCGTCTTCTCCAAGCTGTTCGGGGGCGGGCGCGCGGATCTGGTTATGGTCGATCCGGAGCGGGTGCTGGAGACAGGCATCGATATTGTCGCCCAGCCGCCGGGCAAGAAGCTGCAAAATCTGCAGTTGCTCTCGGGAGGCGAGCGGGCGTTGACAGCAATTGCGCTGCTGTTCGCCATCCTGCAGGTGAAGCCCGTCCCGTTCTGTGTGCTCGACGAGGTGGAGGCGGCGCTGGACGAGGCGAATGTGTCGCGGTTTGCGCAATATTTGCGCGAATTCTCGGAGCTGACGCAGTTCATCGTTGTCTCCCATCGCAAAGGGACGATGGAGGAGGCTGACGTGCTCTACGGCGTGACGATGGAGGAGGGCGGCGTATCGAAGCTCGTCTCGGTTCGGCTGGAGGATGAGGAAGCGGTGTCGGCATAA
- the rnc gene encoding ribonuclease III, producing the protein MKPNRFNELQQRLGLRFQQYPLLKQAFTHTSYVNEHRHGHVEDNERLEFLGDAVLQLLVSEHLYLTYPQRPEGELTRMRASIVCEPSLARFAELLNFGAYVLLGRGEEQLGGRGRPALLADLFESFIGALYLDQGLEQVRQFLTVKVFPHIESDGPMLVKDFKSKLQERVQHSSLGTVEYRVVEERGPAHDREFVVEVSLGDECWGRGSGRTKKEAEQQAASEAWRKLLKDHEQR; encoded by the coding sequence ATGAAGCCTAACCGATTCAACGAGCTCCAGCAGCGGCTGGGGCTGCGTTTTCAGCAGTATCCGTTGTTGAAGCAAGCCTTTACGCATACTTCCTATGTCAATGAACATCGGCACGGTCATGTGGAAGACAACGAGAGGCTTGAATTTTTGGGGGATGCGGTGCTGCAGCTCCTCGTATCGGAGCATCTGTACCTGACGTATCCGCAGCGACCCGAAGGGGAGCTGACGCGGATGCGCGCGTCCATCGTCTGCGAGCCATCGCTGGCTCGTTTTGCGGAGCTGCTCAACTTTGGCGCCTATGTGCTGCTTGGCAGAGGTGAGGAGCAGTTGGGTGGGCGTGGACGGCCGGCGCTGCTTGCGGATCTGTTCGAGTCATTTATTGGGGCACTGTACCTCGATCAAGGATTGGAGCAGGTGCGGCAATTTTTGACGGTCAAGGTGTTTCCGCATATCGAGAGCGACGGCCCGATGCTGGTGAAGGATTTCAAATCCAAGCTGCAGGAGCGTGTGCAGCATAGCTCGCTGGGTACGGTCGAGTATCGTGTGGTGGAGGAGCGTGGCCCGGCGCATGATCGGGAATTCGTCGTAGAGGTCAGCCTTGGCGACGAATGCTGGGGCAGGGGCAGCGGCCGCACGAAGAAGGAAGCGGAGCAGCAGGCGGCCTCCGAGGCGTGGCGCAAGCTTCTCAAGGATCATGAGCAGAGGTGA